In Nymphaea colorata isolate Beijing-Zhang1983 chromosome 13, ASM883128v2, whole genome shotgun sequence, one DNA window encodes the following:
- the LOC116267111 gene encoding late embryogenesis abundant protein Lea14-A-like, translating into MAQLVNKAKNFVADKLASVKKPEAEVKDVSFKGVTRQFATFHSTVAIANPYDHDIPIGKISYSLKSAKREIASGVIRDPGSIVANKSTNLEVPVNIPYDVLLSLAKDVGKDWDIDYELHLGFSMHLPIVGHFTLPLTNAGEIKLPTLSDIF; encoded by the exons ATGGCTCAGCTGGTAAACAAGGCTAAGAATTTCGTGGCGGATAAGTTGGCGAGCGTGAAGAAGCCGGAGGCGGAGGTGAAAGATGTGTCGTTCAAGGGGGTAACCCGGCAGTTCGCTACCTTCCACAGCACCGTTGCCATTGCCAACCCCTACGACCATGACATCCCCATTGGCAAGATCTCCTATTCCCTCAAGAGCGCCAAGAG GGAGATTGCTTCAGGGGTGATCCGTGACCCTGGTTCGATCGTTGCGAACAAGTCAACGAACTTGGAGGTTCCTGTGAATATTCCCTATGACGTCCTGCTGAGCTTAGCGAAGGATGTTGGCAAGGATTGGGACATCGACTATGAACTGCATCTTGGGTTCTCTATGCACCTCCCCATTGTGGGGCACTTCACACTTCCCCTTACCAATGCGGGAGAGATCAAGCTTCCTACTCTGTCTGATATCTTTTAG